In Alkalihalobacterium alkalinitrilicum, a genomic segment contains:
- a CDS encoding GGDEF domain-containing protein, translated as MTKNGDILTIFPLVYIVIDDSMTIKTISGRSNTMLSKDTEFFEGKSLSLILDTPSLYKLKELLQNEESDEITTELNFQIAFEIHSFQAFIRKIDSLTMILLTPLSQEYLDTVETIMKISSDLSQLNSELMRKNKIINEQKKELEKLSFTDSLTGLYNRRQFNQAIQTELIKAKRKKYPITILMIDLNNFKEINDTFGHDKGDHLLQGFATITKRHIRHGLDFAFRTGGDEFLLILTDCDEKEAIDIGARLNKEFQKITDISSISYGAVSIPYDDDTKVEAFIQAADQKMYEFKKELKRDGAR; from the coding sequence TTGACCAAAAATGGTGATATTCTTACAATCTTTCCTTTGGTTTACATAGTTATAGACGATTCTATGACTATTAAGACGATTAGTGGTCGAAGCAATACTATGTTATCAAAGGATACTGAGTTTTTTGAGGGTAAGAGTCTTAGTCTAATACTTGACACCCCCTCTTTGTACAAATTAAAAGAGCTTTTGCAAAATGAAGAAAGTGATGAGATTACGACAGAGTTGAATTTTCAAATCGCTTTTGAAATTCATTCTTTCCAAGCTTTTATTCGAAAAATAGACAGCTTAACTATGATTCTATTGACCCCCTTATCCCAAGAGTATTTAGACACGGTTGAAACTATAATGAAAATTAGTTCTGACCTATCACAGTTAAACTCAGAATTAATGAGGAAAAATAAGATTATTAACGAACAAAAGAAGGAACTAGAAAAATTAAGCTTTACGGATAGTTTGACAGGATTATATAATCGTAGACAGTTTAATCAAGCGATTCAAACAGAGCTTATAAAGGCTAAGCGAAAGAAGTATCCTATAACGATCCTTATGATTGATCTTAACAATTTTAAAGAGATAAACGATACCTTTGGCCATGACAAAGGAGACCATTTATTACAGGGGTTTGCAACCATAACAAAAAGACATATCCGCCATGGCCTTGACTTTGCCTTCCGAACAGGAGGAGACGAGTTCCTCCTAATATTAACAGACTGTGATGAAAAAGAAGCGATTGACATTGGAGCTAGACTTAATAAAGAATTCCAAAAAATCACGGATATTTCGTCAATCTCTTATGGTGCTGTATCAATCCCTTATGATGATGATACAAAAGTTGAAGCTTTTATCCAGGCCGCAGATCAAAAAATGTATGAGTTCAAAAAGGAGCTAAAAAGAGATGGGGCAAGGTAG
- a CDS encoding cobalamin B12-binding domain-containing protein, protein MGQGRITENFSTEYLSYLLESNRTEARRLILDQFKHNIPIEHTYFGIEKTMYKIGQMWQRNEITVANEHLASAIVHQNVMECYQYVINQKPKKGRVITCTTQEELHDLGIKLVNHILEYQGYDVIYLGNKLPIKDAIPFFKKENPDYIAISVTIYTHVHHAKELIDKIKNEPQLKDSKIIIGGYCFKQNPSLLKLLNYDCYIEDITDLVTKI, encoded by the coding sequence ATGGGGCAAGGTAGAATAACAGAAAATTTTTCAACTGAATATTTATCCTACTTGTTAGAGTCAAACCGGACAGAAGCACGTCGTTTAATCCTAGATCAATTTAAACACAATATCCCAATAGAACATACGTATTTCGGAATTGAAAAGACAATGTATAAAATCGGACAAATGTGGCAACGAAATGAAATTACAGTAGCTAATGAACACCTTGCATCTGCGATTGTTCACCAAAATGTAATGGAATGTTATCAATATGTTATTAACCAGAAGCCCAAGAAAGGTCGCGTCATCACTTGTACAACACAAGAAGAATTACATGATTTGGGGATAAAATTGGTCAACCATATTCTAGAATACCAAGGTTATGATGTAATCTATTTAGGTAATAAGTTACCCATTAAAGATGCGATTCCTTTTTTCAAAAAAGAAAATCCAGATTATATTGCAATCTCTGTCACAATCTATACTCACGTTCATCATGCCAAGGAATTAATTGATAAAATTAAAAATGAACCTCAATTGAAGGATAGCAAAATCATCATTGGTGGTTACTGTTTCAAACAAAATCCCTCCTTATTAAAACTATTAAACTATGACTGCTACATTGAAGACATAACTGATTTGGTTACGAAAATTTAG
- a CDS encoding antibiotic biosynthesis monooxygenase family protein has protein sequence MYIVHSIVTVPTEKLDEVISLYQNRSRLVDQAPGFISFKLLQNDIKPEELTVMMEWDQKEDYFAWVKSSDFKRIHELEKNYPDQDLAAIKPVVKRYEVRAF, from the coding sequence ATGTATATTGTACATTCGATTGTTACTGTACCAACTGAAAAATTAGATGAGGTCATTTCTCTATATCAAAACCGCTCACGGTTAGTTGATCAAGCACCCGGATTCATTTCCTTTAAGCTTTTGCAAAATGATATTAAGCCAGAAGAATTGACAGTAATGATGGAATGGGATCAAAAAGAAGACTATTTTGCATGGGTTAAAAGTTCCGACTTTAAACGTATTCATGAATTAGAAAAAAATTATCCTGATCAAGATTTAGCAGCAATTAAGCCCGTTGTAAAACGATATGAGGTGAGAGCATTTTAA
- a CDS encoding recombinase family protein, whose protein sequence is MAAYCRVSTDQLEQLSSYEAQVEYYTSYISSHPDYELAGIYADEGISGTNTKKREQFNKMIKDCKEKKIDMIITKSISRFARNTLDCLNFVRQLKDLGIGVIFQKENINTLDAKGEVLLSILSSLAQDESRSISENSTWGIRRRFEQGKVAVNHTKFLGYDKDEDGNLIVNQKQAKIVRRIYKDYLDGKGPNRIARELEEDGVPNWNGKAKWYESSIRKMLSNEKYKGDALLQKTYTVDYLTKKRVQNTGQIPRYYVEESHPAIIPKDMWEAVQLEMERRRAFAEKHGIVKVDYATIDNPFAGRVLCGHCDSPFGRKVWNSTNETLRRKIWRCNRKYTIKGEKSCENKHTDDRTLYQAFINVFNVILENKDHFINKWRQQGSDNLLKKYKTEQFIEIFKEATTLTEFDIDLYFKLIEKMTVFKGEKIIVTLLDGTEIECEV, encoded by the coding sequence ATGGCGGCTTATTGCCGAGTGTCGACAGACCAATTAGAACAGTTATCAAGTTATGAAGCCCAAGTTGAGTATTATACAAGTTACATTTCAAGCCACCCCGACTATGAACTAGCAGGAATTTACGCAGATGAAGGAATATCAGGAACTAATACGAAAAAGCGAGAGCAGTTCAATAAAATGATTAAGGACTGCAAGGAAAAAAAGATAGACATGATCATTACAAAATCAATATCAAGATTTGCAAGAAACACCCTAGATTGCTTGAATTTTGTCAGGCAACTGAAGGACTTAGGAATTGGCGTTATTTTTCAGAAAGAAAACATTAACACATTAGATGCCAAGGGTGAAGTTTTGTTAAGTATCCTTTCCAGTCTAGCCCAAGATGAGAGTAGATCAATTTCGGAAAATTCAACCTGGGGAATTAGGCGGCGGTTTGAACAGGGAAAAGTAGCAGTTAACCATACAAAATTCCTGGGTTATGACAAAGATGAGGATGGCAACCTTATCGTTAATCAAAAGCAAGCTAAGATAGTAAGAAGAATTTATAAAGACTATCTGGATGGAAAGGGACCGAACAGGATAGCAAGAGAGCTTGAGGAAGATGGTGTTCCAAACTGGAACGGCAAAGCCAAATGGTATGAAAGCAGCATAAGGAAAATGCTTAGTAATGAAAAGTATAAAGGTGATGCTCTCCTGCAAAAGACTTATACAGTCGACTATCTGACAAAAAAGAGAGTACAAAATACCGGCCAAATTCCAAGGTACTATGTCGAAGAAAGCCATCCAGCGATTATCCCAAAAGACATGTGGGAAGCGGTTCAGCTAGAAATGGAGAGAAGGCGAGCCTTTGCTGAGAAACATGGGATTGTAAAAGTTGATTATGCTACGATTGATAATCCTTTTGCAGGAAGAGTTTTATGTGGCCATTGCGACAGTCCATTTGGCAGAAAGGTTTGGAACTCTACAAACGAAACGCTAAGAAGGAAAATCTGGAGATGCAACAGAAAATACACTATTAAAGGTGAAAAGAGCTGTGAGAATAAGCATACAGATGATAGAACTTTATACCAAGCCTTTATAAATGTATTTAACGTCATACTAGAAAATAAAGATCACTTTATAAATAAGTGGAGACAGCAAGGAAGCGACAATCTTCTAAAAAAATATAAAACAGAACAGTTTATTGAAATTTTCAAGGAAGCTACAACATTAACAGAGTTTGATATAGATTTATACTTTAAGCTAATTGAAAAGATGACGGTATTTAAAGGAGAAAAAATTATTGTGACTTTGTTGGACGGTACGGAAATTGAATGCGAGGTTTAA
- a CDS encoding recombinase family protein — protein sequence MLLEFCGKRSSFFGHSRFAPHSLYVILLALIFIVQLSVAYPEIVRRIFKDYLKGKGAFTIAKELNAAYTPTVAGGKWQESTILNVLKNEKYKGAAILQKYYTPDHLRKGTIRNNGKVDSYYIEDNHPPIIPEKMWDEVQKERESRAQAKGNVGDRTKYQTRYPLTGKLFCGKCGSTLKRRTWNSKLPCRKIVWQCSNYIKNGKNACSGNRIDDEVVGRLNIKEETIVKEVIKDGKKHYSYTSKSNLPEQLRTVRATEKEDGGLLPSVDRPIRTVIKL from the coding sequence TTGCTTCTTGAATTCTGTGGTAAACGTTCTTCTTTTTTTGGACATAGTAGATTCGCTCCTCACTCGTTATATGTTATTCTACTAGCCCTTATTTTTATTGTCCAACTAAGTGTAGCCTATCCAGAGATAGTCAGGAGGATTTTTAAGGATTATCTAAAGGGGAAAGGGGCCTTTACGATAGCTAAAGAATTAAATGCAGCTTACACTCCTACAGTAGCAGGTGGAAAATGGCAGGAAAGTACAATCTTGAATGTTCTTAAAAACGAAAAATATAAAGGAGCTGCCATATTGCAAAAATACTATACACCAGACCATTTGAGGAAAGGAACCATTCGAAATAATGGTAAAGTGGATAGCTATTACATTGAAGATAACCATCCACCGATTATTCCAGAAAAAATGTGGGATGAGGTTCAAAAAGAGAGGGAATCTAGGGCTCAAGCTAAGGGGAACGTGGGAGATCGAACAAAGTACCAAACAAGATATCCCCTCACAGGAAAGTTATTCTGTGGAAAATGTGGTTCAACATTAAAAAGACGAACTTGGAACAGTAAGCTTCCCTGTAGAAAAATTGTATGGCAATGCAGCAACTATATCAAAAATGGAAAAAACGCTTGCTCAGGGAATAGAATCGATGATGAAGTTGTTGGCAGGCTCAATATAAAAGAAGAAACCATTGTGAAGGAGGTTATAAAGGATGGCAAGAAACATTACAGTTATACCAGCAAGAGCAACCTGCCTGAACAACTCAGAACAGTTAGAGCCACAGAAAAAGAAGATGGCGGCTTATTGCCGAGTGTCGACAGACCAATTAGAACAGTTATCAAGTTATGA
- a CDS encoding IS3 family transposase (programmed frameshift): MSKKRRTFTTEFKKQVVALYEGGKSRQDIVREYELTPSALDRWITQFQQSGSFKEKDNRSPEEQELIELRKRNKQLEMEVDIFKASRADHGAKIEVIEKNRHFYSVSAMCKVLQIARSTFYYETEVAAQKEKEKATEEQELKEKILKIFNENRKVYGTRKIKRELLKAGHKVSRRRIGRLMKELGIQSKYAQPSYKPMSSQPNEESVRNILDQEFQVNEEMSVLVSDLTYVKVGHYWSYVCFLIDLYNREIVGYSVGKRKDAALVQRAFATVNRPLENVKLFHTDRGSEFKNVAIDELLSENEIERSLSDKGNPYDNAVAEATFKILKTELIHGEQFHSLNHLELELFDYINWYNNIRSHSALGYQSPASYRNLAPKKIV; this comes from the exons ATGTCCAAAAAAAGAAGAACGTTTACCACAGAATTCAAGAAGCAAGTGGTTGCTTTATATGAAGGTGGAAAAAGTCGTCAAGATATTGTCCGTGAATATGAATTAACTCCGTCTGCTTTAGACAGGTGGATTACTCAGTTTCAACAGTCTGGTTCCTTCAAAGAGAAAGACAATCGAAGTCCAGAGGAACAAGAATTGATTGAGTTAAGAAAAAGAAATAAACAGCTAGAAATGGAAGTCGATATTT TTAAAGCAAGCCGCGCTGATCATGGGGCGAAAATAGAAGTCATTGAGAAAAATCGGCACTTCTATTCGGTATCAGCAATGTGCAAAGTCCTACAAATAGCTCGAAGCACCTTTTATTATGAAACAGAAGTAGCTGCTCAAAAAGAAAAGGAAAAGGCTACAGAAGAACAAGAATTAAAAGAAAAAATACTAAAAATCTTTAATGAAAACCGTAAAGTATATGGAACTCGTAAAATAAAACGAGAGCTTTTAAAAGCGGGTCACAAGGTTTCCAGACGTCGCATAGGAAGGTTGATGAAAGAGCTCGGAATCCAATCGAAGTATGCACAACCTTCCTACAAACCAATGAGCTCTCAGCCAAATGAAGAATCCGTTCGAAACATATTAGATCAGGAATTCCAAGTGAATGAAGAAATGTCCGTACTGGTTAGTGATTTAACGTACGTCAAAGTAGGACATTATTGGAGCTACGTCTGTTTTTTAATTGATTTATATAATAGAGAAATAGTTGGTTATAGCGTTGGAAAACGCAAAGACGCAGCTTTAGTTCAACGCGCCTTCGCAACGGTTAATCGGCCATTAGAGAATGTAAAACTCTTTCATACAGATCGCGGATCTGAGTTTAAAAACGTAGCTATTGATGAATTATTAAGTGAAAATGAGATTGAACGTTCATTGAGCGATAAAGGAAACCCTTATGATAATGCAGTGGCAGAAGCGACATTTAAGATTCTAAAAACAGAACTAATTCATGGGGAGCAGTTCCATTCCCTTAACCACCTAGAACTTGAACTGTTTGATTATATCAATTGGTACAATAACATCCGTTCGCACAGTGCCCTGGGGTATCAAAGTCCAGCAAGTTATCGAAACTTAGCCCCTAAAAAAATTGTTTGA
- the rlmD gene encoding 23S rRNA (uracil(1939)-C(5))-methyltransferase RlmD, with the protein MSKQNVPVQKNQQYEVVFEDLTHEGAAVAKINGYTLFVPKALPGERGIIKVTKVNKGYGFGRLIERLETSEHRVEPPCPVYHQCGGCQLQHLSYEAQLLQKQKMVKDVLERIGKISEIPIHSTLGMSDPWRYRNKAQVPVATREGGLVAGFYQERTHHIIDIEECLIQQEANDQVVQVVKDIANKLNIKGYDEEKHRGTLRHVVARYGLITKEVMVVLVTRTSDLPHKEQLIKQIQVRLPEVKSIVHNINSKKTNVIFGDQTNVLWGEEYIHDYIGHVKFAISARSFYQVNPEQTKVLYDKALEFADLSSVDIVIDAYCGIGTISLFLAQKAKHVYGVEIVPQAIDDAKRNAKLNNIENVDFAVGEAEKVIPWWYAQGISADVIVVDPPRKGCDEALLDTIIQMKPKRVVYVSCNPATLARDLRVLEDGGYKTTQVQPVDMFPHTMHVECVVMMSRVDK; encoded by the coding sequence ATGAGTAAACAGAATGTACCTGTTCAAAAAAATCAACAATACGAAGTCGTTTTCGAAGATTTAACGCATGAAGGAGCTGCAGTTGCAAAAATCAACGGATATACTCTTTTTGTACCGAAGGCTCTTCCTGGCGAGCGAGGAATTATTAAAGTCACAAAAGTTAATAAAGGTTACGGATTTGGCCGTTTGATAGAACGGTTAGAAACGAGTGAACATCGAGTGGAGCCACCGTGTCCAGTCTATCATCAGTGTGGAGGCTGTCAATTGCAGCATTTAAGTTATGAAGCACAGCTTTTACAAAAACAAAAAATGGTAAAAGATGTACTAGAGCGAATTGGAAAAATTTCAGAAATTCCTATCCACTCGACTCTTGGGATGTCAGACCCTTGGCGTTACCGAAACAAAGCACAAGTTCCTGTCGCAACACGTGAAGGTGGTTTGGTTGCAGGTTTTTACCAAGAGAGGACGCATCATATTATAGATATAGAGGAATGTTTGATTCAACAAGAGGCCAATGATCAAGTTGTTCAAGTTGTGAAAGATATTGCTAATAAACTGAACATTAAAGGATATGATGAAGAAAAGCATAGAGGGACGCTTCGCCATGTTGTGGCAAGATATGGTCTAATTACGAAAGAAGTAATGGTTGTACTCGTTACTAGAACTTCAGATCTACCTCATAAAGAACAGCTCATAAAACAAATTCAGGTACGCCTTCCAGAAGTGAAGTCGATCGTACATAACATCAACAGTAAGAAAACGAATGTAATATTCGGGGATCAAACGAACGTCCTTTGGGGAGAAGAGTACATTCACGACTATATTGGTCATGTGAAATTTGCTATTTCGGCTCGGTCCTTTTATCAGGTCAACCCCGAGCAAACGAAAGTGTTATATGATAAAGCGTTAGAATTTGCAGATTTGTCAAGTGTTGATATCGTCATTGATGCGTATTGTGGAATTGGAACAATCTCATTATTTTTAGCACAAAAAGCCAAACATGTCTATGGAGTAGAAATTGTTCCGCAAGCGATTGATGATGCGAAAAGGAATGCTAAATTAAATAACATAGAAAACGTCGACTTTGCAGTTGGAGAAGCTGAAAAAGTAATTCCATGGTGGTATGCACAAGGCATAAGTGCCGATGTTATAGTTGTAGACCCGCCAAGAAAAGGCTGTGATGAAGCATTACTTGATACGATTATTCAGATGAAGCCGAAACGGGTCGTCTATGTGAGCTGTAATCCAGCGACACTAGCACGAGATTTACGGGTACTCGAAGACGGTGGATATAAGACGACGCAAGTTCAACCAGTCGATATGTTTCCTCATACAATGCATGTTGAGTGTGTAGTCATGATGTCAAGAGTGGATAAATAG
- a CDS encoding IS3 family transposase: MLKKVESFSGKSECLPRKAQAKVAFELKEEGFRLKDVLLVVGIPEATYHYQVKNSGKEDSDANLKEIITDLFKKFNERYGYKRITNELKKLGHSINHKKVYRIMRELGLKCVKFMRKSRKYNSYKGNVGNVAKNRLSRRFSTPIPLQKLVTDITEFKCLGDDKLYLNPILDLYNGEITAYGIKKRPTLDLVMEPLKETIEVIKSHATYRTTIHSDQGWHYQHNKWVKVLKENKIFQSMSRKATCADNASMENFFGILKQEMYYGEELVSYEELKRRIEEYIYWYNHERSKEKLAGMSPVEYRTHSNQSAA, from the coding sequence ATACTTAAAAAAGTTGAGAGCTTTTCGGGAAAATCCGAGTGCCTTCCACGAAAAGCACAAGCAAAGGTCGCATTCGAACTCAAAGAAGAAGGGTTCCGATTAAAAGATGTTCTCCTTGTCGTGGGCATCCCAGAAGCAACTTACCATTACCAAGTGAAAAATTCTGGCAAAGAAGATTCGGACGCAAACTTAAAAGAAATCATTACAGATCTATTTAAAAAGTTTAATGAACGTTATGGTTATAAACGAATCACTAATGAATTAAAGAAATTAGGTCATTCCATCAACCATAAAAAAGTGTATCGCATCATGCGAGAATTGGGATTAAAATGTGTGAAATTTATGCGGAAATCGCGTAAATACAATTCCTATAAGGGGAACGTTGGAAACGTAGCGAAGAATCGATTATCACGCCGTTTTAGTACACCTATTCCTCTTCAAAAGTTAGTAACCGACATTACAGAATTCAAGTGTCTTGGCGATGATAAGTTATATTTAAATCCAATTCTTGACCTTTATAATGGAGAAATTACTGCGTATGGAATCAAGAAACGTCCAACGTTAGATCTTGTCATGGAACCTTTAAAAGAAACTATAGAAGTAATAAAAAGTCATGCAACCTATCGAACCACCATCCATTCCGATCAAGGCTGGCATTATCAGCACAACAAATGGGTAAAGGTGTTAAAAGAAAACAAAATTTTTCAAAGCATGTCACGTAAAGCAACCTGCGCAGACAACGCTTCGATGGAGAACTTCTTTGGGATTTTAAAGCAAGAAATGTATTATGGGGAAGAATTGGTAAGCTATGAAGAATTAAAAAGACGAATTGAAGAATATATCTACTGGTATAACCATGAACGATCAAAAGAAAAATTGGCTGGGATGAGTCCAGTTGAATACCGAACTCACTCCAACCAATCAGCTGCATAA
- a CDS encoding helix-turn-helix domain-containing protein — MAKYSEEFKIKLVTEYLHGDLGYKLLAKKYNMPSQTPLQDWVRAFKTQGIEGLKRKKVKEAYSIQFKLDTIQFMLETGASYQETADQFRLNNPSLIHRWMKTFNEQGIEGLNLKSKGRPSMSKKPNKKKNENKKLTREEELERENELLRLEVAYLKKLRAFRENPSAFHEKHKQRSHSNSKKKGSD; from the coding sequence ATGGCTAAATATAGTGAGGAATTTAAAATAAAGCTTGTTACTGAGTATTTACATGGAGATCTTGGATATAAATTATTGGCGAAAAAATACAATATGCCCTCTCAAACACCATTACAAGATTGGGTAAGAGCCTTTAAGACCCAAGGAATTGAGGGATTAAAGCGAAAAAAGGTGAAGGAAGCTTATTCTATTCAATTTAAATTAGATACGATACAATTTATGCTAGAGACAGGTGCTTCTTATCAGGAAACTGCTGATCAATTTAGATTGAACAATCCTTCATTAATTCACCGCTGGATGAAAACATTTAATGAACAAGGAATAGAAGGCCTGAACCTAAAGTCAAAGGGGCGACCTTCTATGTCTAAAAAACCAAACAAAAAGAAAAACGAAAATAAAAAACTGACGCGTGAAGAAGAATTAGAACGAGAGAATGAATTACTAAGGCTAGAAGTAGCATACTTAAAAAAGTTGAGAGCTTTTCGGGAAAATCCGAGTGCCTTCCACGAAAAGCACAAGCAAAGGTCGCATTCGAACTCAAAGAAGAAGGGTTCCGATTAA
- a CDS encoding diacylglycerol kinase, translated as MKRARVIYNPTSGREQMRKNLPYVLERLEKVGYEASAHATTGEGCATKAAKLAGERGFDLVIAAGGDGTIFEVVNGLAELDNRPLLGLLPGGTTNDFARALHIPRDIVDACDVLCGEHQQPIDIGKVGSQYFINIAAGGTLTELTYEVPSKLKTLMGQLAYYVKGLEKLPSISPTSVTIEYDGKLFEGEIMMFLVSNTNSVGGFEKLAPDASIRDGLFDLIIVKKTSFPEFVRIGGLAVRGEHINHSKVIYTQANRIKVHVDGKMQLNLDGEYGGMLPAEFVNLYQHFQILCPPKR; from the coding sequence ATGAAAAGAGCCCGTGTAATTTATAATCCGACTTCGGGTAGAGAGCAAATGCGGAAGAATTTGCCGTATGTCCTGGAGCGTCTAGAAAAAGTTGGTTATGAAGCATCCGCACATGCCACTACTGGTGAGGGGTGTGCAACAAAGGCGGCTAAATTAGCTGGTGAAAGAGGATTTGATTTAGTCATTGCAGCTGGTGGGGATGGGACAATCTTTGAAGTTGTTAATGGGTTAGCAGAGTTAGATAACCGCCCGTTATTAGGACTACTACCTGGTGGAACAACAAATGATTTTGCCAGAGCCCTTCACATCCCAAGAGATATTGTTGATGCTTGTGATGTATTATGTGGCGAACATCAGCAGCCAATTGATATTGGGAAAGTAGGAAGTCAATATTTCATCAATATTGCAGCAGGGGGAACATTAACCGAATTAACGTATGAAGTGCCGAGTAAGTTGAAAACGCTGATGGGACAACTTGCTTATTATGTTAAAGGACTTGAAAAGTTACCATCTATTTCTCCAACTTCTGTAACGATTGAATATGATGGAAAGCTTTTTGAAGGTGAAATTATGATGTTCCTCGTTTCGAACACAAACTCCGTCGGTGGGTTTGAAAAATTAGCGCCAGATGCCTCAATTCGAGATGGGTTATTCGATTTAATTATTGTAAAAAAGACTTCGTTTCCTGAATTCGTTCGTATTGGCGGCTTGGCGGTGCGAGGAGAACATATCAACCATTCGAAGGTCATTTATACTCAAGCCAATCGAATTAAAGTACATGTTGATGGCAAAATGCAATTAAATCTCGACGGCGAATATGGTGGAATGCTACCAGCTGAGTTTGTCAATTTATATCAACATTTTCAAATTTTATGTCCTCCCAAAAGGTAG
- a CDS encoding amidohydrolase: protein MKAIINAHILGETEITKGTILFEDGKIINIGNEADIEIPATAQVIDANGKYVTAGFIDAHTHLGIDEEGVRWEGQDYNETTSAVTPHLRALDGIYPYDGGFNDAVAAGVTTAQVLPGSANVIGGLTVCIKIRLGKSVDEMILREPSGLKIALGENPKSAHGNNGRAPKTRMAVAAILREQFSKAKHYMEKKKKGENVFDFELEALQLALERKIPVRAHAHRADDIMTVIRIAKEFDLDLSVEHTTEGHQIAHLLAESGAKFTVGPTISSRSKVELRDKGWQTYKALEEANVPFAITTDHPVIPIQYLQTSVNLAVKEGLSEQTALNSVTKYAADVLGIQDQTGTLEIGKDADIVIWDAHPLRQNSYAWVTFVDGEIVYQKEEK from the coding sequence ATGAAGGCCATTATTAACGCACATATTTTAGGTGAAACAGAAATAACGAAAGGAACTATTCTTTTTGAAGATGGAAAGATTATAAATATAGGTAATGAAGCAGATATAGAAATACCAGCGACAGCACAGGTGATTGATGCAAATGGGAAATATGTTACCGCTGGATTTATTGACGCACATACGCATTTAGGAATTGATGAAGAAGGTGTACGTTGGGAAGGGCAAGACTATAACGAAACAACTTCAGCTGTAACGCCACACTTACGAGCATTGGATGGTATTTACCCTTATGATGGAGGGTTTAATGATGCGGTGGCTGCAGGAGTCACAACAGCTCAAGTTTTACCAGGGAGTGCAAATGTCATTGGTGGCTTAACGGTTTGTATCAAAATTAGGCTTGGAAAGTCTGTTGATGAAATGATTCTTCGTGAACCATCGGGTTTAAAAATTGCACTCGGAGAAAACCCGAAATCTGCTCACGGTAATAACGGACGAGCTCCCAAGACACGTATGGCTGTGGCTGCAATTCTTCGTGAACAGTTCTCAAAAGCAAAGCATTATATGGAAAAGAAGAAAAAGGGCGAAAATGTATTTGATTTTGAACTGGAAGCGTTGCAGTTAGCATTGGAGAGAAAAATTCCAGTTCGAGCACATGCTCATCGAGCCGATGATATAATGACGGTAATTCGCATCGCCAAAGAGTTTGATCTTGATTTAAGTGTGGAACATACAACAGAAGGCCATCAAATTGCTCACTTGTTAGCTGAAAGTGGCGCAAAGTTTACAGTAGGCCCAACGATCTCTAGTCGAAGTAAAGTAGAGTTACGAGATAAAGGATGGCAGACGTATAAAGCATTAGAAGAAGCGAACGTTCCATTTGCAATTACAACCGATCATCCTGTTATTCCAATTCAGTATTTACAAACATCAGTAAACCTTGCAGTAAAAGAGGGATTGTCTGAGCAAACCGCCTTAAATTCGGTAACAAAATATGCTGCTGACGTACTAGGAATCCAAGATCAAACGGGGACGCTTGAGATAGGTAAAGATGCTGATATTGTTATTTGGGATGCGCACCCACTTAGACAAAATAGTTATGCATGGGTAACTTTTGTGGACGGGGAAATTGTCTACCAAAAAGAAGAAAAATAA